In Asanoa sp. WMMD1127, one genomic interval encodes:
- a CDS encoding helix-turn-helix domain-containing protein, whose translation MSLGDDPTVKLRALAHPLRLRILSLLTGAAMTAAEVARELDLTHANASYHLRHLLAAGQIEVAGEEKIRGGVAKRYRHPAEAGFDKPRAAIPEGAQRTADHLLIYEALAAELRRRSRAVMRAQGNHFTDAELWVDPAVWLRVEEQITEASRALHRAAVAPRTPGAIRVNATIALFRMEPDAK comes from the coding sequence ATGTCTTTGGGGGACGACCCGACCGTCAAGCTCCGCGCGTTGGCGCACCCGCTCCGCCTACGGATCCTGTCGCTGCTGACCGGCGCCGCGATGACCGCCGCCGAGGTGGCCCGCGAGCTCGACCTGACGCACGCCAACGCCAGCTACCACCTGCGCCACCTGCTCGCGGCCGGCCAGATCGAGGTCGCCGGCGAGGAGAAGATTCGCGGCGGGGTGGCGAAGAGGTATCGTCATCCCGCCGAGGCCGGCTTCGACAAGCCGCGCGCCGCGATCCCCGAAGGGGCGCAGCGGACGGCCGACCACCTGCTCATCTACGAGGCGCTGGCGGCCGAGCTCCGGCGCCGTTCCCGGGCCGTCATGCGGGCGCAGGGCAACCACTTCACCGACGCCGAGCTCTGGGTCGACCCTGCCGTCTGGTTGCGGGTCGAGGAGCAGATCACCGAGGCCAGCCGAGCCCTGCACCGGGCCGCGGTCGCCCCCCGTACCCCTGGCGCGATCCGGGTCAACGCCACGATCGCGCTGTTCAGAATGGAGCCTGACGCGAAATGA
- a CDS encoding acetyl-CoA C-acetyltransferase, whose protein sequence is MMETRKVAIVGGNRIPFARSNSRYAAASNLDMLTAALDGLVARFGLAGARVGELVAGAVLKHSRDFNLTREAVLGSRLDPTTPAYDIQQACGTGLEAAILVANKIALGQIDAGIAGGVDTTSDAPLALNEDLRRTLLQMNAARTTGARLRAATRLRPHQAFIPDRPRNAEPRTGLSMGDHAAITALRWNVDREAQDALALASHQRLAAAYDRGFFDDLVTPYLGLTRDQNLRADTSVEKLGKLRPVFGTRGPDAERATMTAGNSSPLTDGASTVLLASEEWAAQRRLPVLAHFVDAETAAVDFVHGDEGLLMAPAYAVPRLLARHGLSLQDFDFYEIHEAFASQVLATLAAWESPEFCKERLGLDAPLGAIDRAKLNVNGSSLAAGHPFAATGGRIVATLAKLLAEKGSGRGLISICAAGGQGVVAILER, encoded by the coding sequence CTGATGGAGACCCGTAAAGTCGCGATCGTCGGCGGCAACCGCATCCCGTTCGCCCGCTCCAACAGCCGCTATGCCGCGGCCAGCAACCTCGACATGCTCACCGCCGCGCTCGACGGGCTCGTCGCCCGGTTCGGGCTGGCCGGCGCCCGGGTCGGCGAGCTCGTCGCCGGCGCGGTGCTCAAGCATTCCCGCGACTTCAACCTGACCCGCGAGGCCGTGCTGGGCTCGCGGCTCGACCCGACGACTCCGGCCTACGACATCCAGCAGGCCTGTGGCACCGGGCTGGAGGCGGCGATCCTGGTCGCCAACAAGATCGCGCTGGGCCAGATCGACGCCGGGATCGCCGGCGGGGTCGACACGACGTCCGACGCGCCGCTCGCGCTCAACGAGGACCTGCGCCGCACGCTCCTGCAGATGAACGCGGCCCGCACGACCGGCGCGCGGCTGCGGGCGGCCACCAGGCTGCGGCCGCACCAGGCGTTCATCCCCGACCGGCCACGCAACGCGGAGCCGCGCACGGGGCTGTCGATGGGTGACCACGCCGCCATCACGGCGCTGCGCTGGAACGTCGACCGGGAGGCCCAGGACGCGCTCGCGCTGGCGTCGCACCAGCGGCTCGCGGCGGCGTACGACCGGGGCTTCTTCGATGATCTGGTCACGCCCTATCTGGGGCTGACCCGCGACCAGAACCTACGGGCCGACACCTCGGTGGAGAAGCTGGGCAAGCTGCGGCCGGTGTTCGGCACGCGCGGCCCCGACGCCGAGCGGGCGACGATGACCGCGGGCAACTCCTCACCGCTGACCGACGGCGCGTCGACCGTGCTGCTGGCCTCGGAGGAGTGGGCGGCGCAGCGGCGGTTGCCGGTGCTGGCCCACTTCGTCGACGCGGAGACGGCGGCGGTCGACTTCGTGCACGGCGACGAAGGGCTGCTGATGGCCCCGGCCTATGCGGTGCCCCGACTGCTGGCCCGGCACGGGCTGAGCCTGCAGGACTTCGACTTCTACGAGATCCACGAGGCGTTCGCGTCGCAGGTGCTGGCGACGCTGGCCGCTTGGGAATCGCCGGAGTTCTGCAAGGAGCGGCTCGGGCTGGACGCCCCGCTCGGTGCGATCGACCGGGCCAAGCTCAACGTCAACGGCTCGTCGCTGGCGGCGGGCCACCCGTTCGCCGCGACCGGCGGCCGGATCGTCGCGACGCTGGCCAAGCTGCTCGCCGAGAAGGGCAGCGGGCGGGGGCTGATCTCCATCTGCGCCGCCGGCGGCCAGGGCGTGGTGGCGATCCTGGAGCGCTGA
- a CDS encoding 3-oxoacyl-ACP reductase has translation MSDRYASFANSGPGRALVKRLGLPAPPVLRRFRPGDPLVTGPVLLGGAPGGRLDGPVRKMLTIAGVALDGGPPWSALLFDATGIADSAALHPLYEFFHANARALAPNGRVIVFGTPPAACASPREATAQRALEGLTRSIGKEFGRGTTAQLVYVAPGAEEFTDSTVRFLLSGRSAYVSGQVIRIGQVSSSPMTDWAHPLEGKVALVTGAAQGIGAAIARVLARDGARVVALDVPAAGEALARVANEIGGTALQLDLTRPDAPSTLAAQLLSRHGRVDIVVHNAGITRDKTIAKMSGEQWDAVVDVNLSSQERINDALIPLLPEGGRIVSVSSTSGIAGNRGQTNYATSKAGVIGLVQSMAPILAAQGVTINAVAPGFIETRMTARMPLGAREVGRRMNSMSQGGLPVDVAETIAWLAAPGSSGVTGNVVRVCGQMWLGA, from the coding sequence ATGAGCGACCGCTACGCGAGCTTCGCGAACTCCGGTCCCGGCCGTGCGCTGGTCAAACGGCTGGGGCTCCCGGCGCCGCCGGTGTTGCGGCGGTTCCGTCCCGGTGATCCGCTGGTCACCGGCCCGGTCCTGCTCGGCGGGGCACCCGGCGGGCGGCTCGACGGCCCGGTGCGCAAGATGCTCACCATCGCCGGCGTCGCCCTCGACGGCGGGCCGCCCTGGTCGGCGCTGCTCTTCGACGCGACCGGCATCGCCGACTCAGCCGCCCTGCACCCGCTCTACGAGTTCTTCCACGCCAACGCCCGCGCGCTCGCCCCCAACGGGCGCGTGATCGTGTTCGGCACACCGCCGGCCGCCTGCGCCTCGCCGCGGGAGGCCACCGCGCAGCGCGCACTCGAGGGCCTGACCCGCAGCATCGGCAAGGAGTTCGGCCGCGGCACCACGGCGCAGCTGGTCTACGTCGCGCCCGGCGCCGAGGAGTTCACCGACTCGACGGTGCGGTTCCTGCTGTCGGGACGCTCGGCGTACGTGTCGGGACAGGTCATCCGGATCGGCCAGGTGAGCTCCTCGCCGATGACCGACTGGGCGCACCCGCTCGAGGGCAAGGTGGCCCTGGTGACCGGCGCGGCGCAGGGCATCGGCGCGGCCATCGCCCGGGTGCTGGCCCGCGACGGGGCCCGGGTCGTCGCGCTCGACGTGCCGGCCGCCGGCGAGGCGCTGGCCCGGGTGGCCAACGAGATCGGCGGCACGGCGCTGCAGCTCGACCTCACCCGCCCCGATGCGCCGTCCACGCTGGCCGCGCAGCTGCTCTCGCGACACGGCCGGGTCGACATCGTGGTGCACAACGCCGGCATCACCCGCGACAAGACGATCGCCAAGATGTCGGGCGAGCAGTGGGACGCGGTGGTCGACGTCAACCTGTCGAGCCAGGAGCGGATCAACGACGCGCTGATCCCGCTGCTGCCCGAGGGCGGCCGGATCGTCTCGGTCTCGTCGACCAGCGGCATCGCCGGCAACCGGGGCCAGACCAACTACGCCACGTCCAAGGCCGGCGTGATCGGGCTGGTGCAGTCGATGGCGCCGATCCTCGCCGCCCAGGGCGTGACCATCAACGCGGTGGCGCCCGGCTTCATCGAGACCCGGATGACCGCCCGCATGCCGCTCGGGGCCCGCGAGGTGGGGCGCCGGATGAACAGCATGTCGCAGGGCGGCCTGCCGGTCGACGTCGCCGAGACCATCGCCTGGCTGGCCGCACCCGGCTCGTCCGGCGTGACCGGCAACGTGGTGCGGGTCTGCGGCCAGATGTGGTTGGGTGCCTAG
- a CDS encoding MaoC/PaaZ C-terminal domain-containing protein, whose product MSIVELDGPPELGPLYRRAAIRALPRIGLVPGSDRRPPIEVLPDVELVLRGVEVSRSWLADYDRVCGFRLTDRLPVTFPHVLATPLAMRLMTGPDFPYPVVGLVHVGNRITATRPIDAAERLDLSVRAVDLRPHERGRQFDIVAVATVDGVEVWRDVSTYLRRGRGDGSGGSGPRDVPPPASATWRVPARVGVDYARVSGDRNPIHTSRLGARLFGFPRPIAHGMWSKARCLAALDGRLPDAYTVEVAFKRPILLPGTVAFSATPGETFALHDPKTGAPHLIGTMS is encoded by the coding sequence ATGTCCATCGTCGAGCTCGACGGCCCGCCGGAGCTGGGACCGCTCTACCGGCGGGCGGCGATCCGGGCGCTGCCCCGCATCGGCCTGGTGCCGGGCAGCGACCGGCGGCCGCCGATCGAGGTGTTGCCCGACGTCGAGCTCGTGTTGCGCGGGGTCGAGGTGAGCCGCAGCTGGCTCGCCGACTACGACCGGGTGTGCGGGTTCCGGTTGACCGACCGGTTGCCGGTGACCTTCCCGCACGTGCTGGCCACCCCGCTGGCGATGCGGCTGATGACCGGGCCCGACTTCCCGTACCCGGTGGTGGGGTTGGTGCACGTCGGCAACCGGATCACGGCGACCCGGCCGATCGACGCCGCGGAGCGGCTCGACCTGTCGGTGCGCGCGGTCGACCTGCGGCCGCACGAGCGCGGGCGCCAGTTCGACATCGTCGCCGTGGCCACGGTCGACGGCGTCGAGGTGTGGCGCGACGTCTCGACCTACCTGCGCCGGGGCCGCGGCGACGGTTCGGGCGGGTCCGGACCGCGCGACGTGCCGCCACCGGCCTCGGCGACCTGGCGGGTGCCGGCCCGGGTCGGCGTCGACTACGCCCGCGTCTCCGGCGACCGCAACCCGATCCACACCTCGCGGCTGGGCGCCCGGCTGTTCGGCTTTCCGCGCCCGATCGCGCACGGCATGTGGAGCAAGGCCCGCTGCCTGGCCGCGCTGGACGGGCGGCTGCCCGACGCGTACACGGTCGAGGTGGCCTTCAAGCGGCCGATTTTGTTGCCCGGCACGGTGGCGTTCTCGGCCACCCCGGGTGAGACCTTCGCTCTGCACGATCCGAAAACCGGCGCGCCGCACCTGATCGGCACCATGAGCTAA
- a CDS encoding NUDIX domain-containing protein, whose amino-acid sequence MVNEQEFLAGYDPRAYPAVAVTVDVVALTIRDGELQVLLIQRAAPPFAGFWALPGGFVRPEEDLPVAARREFAEETGLGGEPLRRVHFEQLASYGAPERDPRMRIFSIAYLAFAPDLPEPSAGSDASAAQWLPVTALPSRELAFDHRRIVDDGLERARSKLEYTPLATRFVGEEFTIADLRAVYETVWGHPLHAGNFHRKVLSVPGLVEGTGATTEHGGPRGGPRARLYRAGDANLLHPALLRPAREETVR is encoded by the coding sequence GTGGTCAACGAGCAGGAGTTCCTGGCGGGGTACGACCCGCGGGCCTATCCCGCGGTGGCGGTCACGGTCGACGTGGTCGCGCTCACCATTCGCGACGGCGAGCTCCAGGTGCTGTTGATCCAGCGGGCCGCCCCACCGTTCGCCGGCTTCTGGGCCCTGCCGGGCGGTTTCGTCCGACCCGAGGAAGACCTGCCCGTCGCCGCCCGGCGCGAGTTCGCCGAGGAGACCGGGCTGGGCGGCGAGCCGCTGCGCCGGGTGCACTTCGAGCAGCTCGCCTCCTACGGCGCCCCCGAGCGCGATCCGCGCATGCGGATCTTCTCGATCGCCTACCTCGCCTTCGCGCCCGACCTGCCCGAGCCGTCGGCCGGCTCCGACGCCAGCGCCGCCCAGTGGCTGCCGGTCACCGCGCTGCCGAGCCGGGAGCTGGCCTTCGACCACCGGCGGATCGTCGACGACGGCCTCGAGCGGGCCCGCTCCAAGCTCGAATACACACCGCTGGCGACGCGCTTCGTCGGCGAGGAGTTCACCATCGCCGACCTGCGGGCCGTCTACGAGACGGTCTGGGGACACCCGCTGCACGCCGGCAACTTCCACCGCAAGGTGCTCTCCGTGCCAGGGCTGGTCGAGGGCACCGGCGCCACCACCGAGCACGGCGGCCCGCGCGGCGGACCCCGCGCCCGCCTCTACCGGGCCGGCGACGCCAACCTGCTGCATCCCGCCCTGCTCCGGCCGGCCCGAGAGGAGACCGTCCGATGA
- a CDS encoding serine/threonine protein kinase, translating into MTTLDDAIRRVHEATSDEELFGPDDPHRGYLRLAAVLHPDRVAPGARAAATDAFVTLTNRWRARGTVVFGRYRVGAVAHTGDLANLHDLGRGLLLKQPRRPVNNDLMEREATALRRIADAGDPRYLPYVPRMVDTFRHRDPGTGQERRVNVLGSVPHLTSLADVMRLRPEGLDPRDAAWIWRRLLVALGLAHRAGVVHGAVLPEHILIETTDHGVVLVDWCYSVVDGLDHVPAVVERYADWYPPEVHNRLPPEPGTDIAMAARSMTALMGGHAPAALLSFADGCTLPSPRSRPDDAWALLAELDDLLERLYGVRKFRPLNL; encoded by the coding sequence ATGACCACGCTCGACGACGCGATCCGCCGCGTCCACGAGGCCACCAGCGACGAGGAGCTGTTCGGCCCCGACGACCCGCACCGCGGCTACCTGCGGCTGGCCGCCGTGCTGCACCCCGACCGCGTCGCGCCCGGCGCCCGGGCCGCCGCGACCGACGCGTTCGTGACGCTCACCAACCGCTGGCGGGCCCGCGGGACGGTGGTCTTCGGCCGCTACCGGGTCGGCGCGGTGGCGCACACCGGCGACCTGGCCAACCTGCACGACCTCGGCCGCGGGCTGTTGCTCAAGCAGCCGCGCCGGCCGGTCAACAACGACCTGATGGAGCGCGAGGCGACGGCGCTGCGCCGGATCGCCGACGCCGGCGACCCGCGCTACCTGCCCTACGTGCCACGGATGGTCGACACGTTCCGGCACCGCGACCCGGGCACCGGCCAGGAGCGCCGGGTCAACGTGCTCGGTTCGGTGCCCCACCTGACCAGCCTGGCCGACGTCATGCGGCTGCGGCCCGAGGGCCTCGACCCGCGCGACGCCGCCTGGATCTGGCGCCGGTTGCTGGTGGCGCTCGGCCTGGCCCACCGGGCCGGCGTGGTGCACGGCGCCGTGCTGCCCGAGCACATCCTGATCGAGACCACCGACCACGGCGTCGTGCTGGTCGACTGGTGCTACTCGGTGGTCGACGGGCTCGACCACGTGCCGGCGGTGGTGGAGCGCTACGCCGACTGGTACCCGCCCGAGGTCCACAATCGACTGCCGCCCGAGCCGGGCACCGACATCGCGATGGCCGCCCGGTCGATGACCGCGCTGATGGGTGGCCACGCGCCGGCGGCGCTGCTGTCGTTCGCCGACGGCTGCACGCTCCCGTCGCCACGGTCGCGCCCCGACGACGCCTGGGCGCTCCTCGCCGAGCTCGACGACCTGCTCGAACGACTCTACGGCGTGCGGAAGTTCCGCCCGCTCAACCTCTAG
- a CDS encoding adenylosuccinate synthetase yields MNHVLVADLGYGDAGKGTVVDWLCAKGIDGRPVAAVVRYNGGGQAGHSVVLPDGRRHVFAQFGAGTLRGVHTHLSRFMVVDPLALVVEADHLADIGVPDAFERLTVEGDALLATPYHRAANRAREIARGAHRHGSCGKGVGEAMGYALAHPADAPRVADAQAPGVLGAKLAVLRDRLVDELGPLDVPPIDATVRAFGAFAARVPIVSRAFLGDLLAVGPVVFEGAQGVLLDEWHGFHPYTTWSTTTFDNAETLLGEGGQAGNATRLGVLRVVTTRHGPGPLVTEDPGLPLTDPNNPTNRWQGRFRFGHFDAVAHRYAVEVCDGVDGIALTHLDVASPALKFCSSYDWTDRLVPGPVGDLHRQEALTRRLFSTRPRYSPAPVDWPGTVSAELDTPVVITSHGPTAEAKQVLRPNWAARAHPVGAGGHPAR; encoded by the coding sequence ATGAACCACGTGCTGGTGGCCGACCTGGGATACGGCGACGCGGGCAAGGGCACCGTCGTCGACTGGTTGTGCGCGAAGGGAATCGACGGCCGCCCGGTTGCCGCAGTGGTGCGGTACAACGGGGGCGGGCAGGCCGGCCACAGTGTCGTTCTGCCCGACGGGCGGCGTCATGTCTTCGCCCAGTTCGGCGCCGGCACGTTGCGTGGCGTGCACACGCACCTGTCGCGGTTCATGGTGGTCGACCCCTTGGCGCTCGTCGTCGAGGCCGACCACCTGGCCGACATCGGCGTGCCGGACGCGTTCGAGCGCCTGACCGTCGAAGGTGACGCGCTGCTCGCCACGCCTTACCACCGGGCGGCCAACCGCGCCCGGGAGATCGCCCGCGGTGCCCACCGGCATGGGTCCTGCGGGAAGGGGGTGGGCGAGGCTATGGGGTACGCCCTCGCCCACCCCGCCGACGCGCCCCGGGTGGCCGACGCGCAGGCGCCCGGGGTGCTCGGCGCGAAGCTGGCGGTGCTCCGCGACCGGCTCGTCGACGAGCTGGGTCCGCTGGACGTGCCGCCGATCGACGCGACGGTGCGCGCCTTCGGCGCGTTCGCCGCGCGGGTCCCGATCGTCAGCCGGGCGTTCCTCGGCGACCTGCTGGCGGTCGGCCCGGTGGTTTTCGAGGGTGCGCAGGGTGTGCTGCTCGACGAGTGGCACGGCTTCCACCCGTACACCACCTGGAGCACGACGACGTTCGACAACGCGGAGACGTTGCTGGGCGAGGGGGGTCAGGCCGGCAACGCGACGCGGCTCGGCGTGCTCCGGGTGGTGACCACGCGGCACGGCCCGGGTCCCTTGGTCACCGAGGACCCGGGTCTGCCGCTGACCGACCCCAACAACCCGACCAACCGCTGGCAGGGCCGGTTCCGGTTCGGGCACTTCGACGCGGTGGCGCACCGGTACGCGGTGGAGGTGTGCGATGGGGTCGACGGGATCGCGCTGACCCACCTCGACGTGGCTTCGCCGGCCCTCAAGTTCTGCTCGTCCTATGACTGGACGGACCGGCTGGTGCCCGGACCCGTCGGCGACCTCCACCGGCAGGAGGCGTTGACCCGGCGGCTGTTCAGCACGCGACCGCGCTACTCCCCGGCGCCGGTCGACTGGCCGGGCACGGTCTCGGCCGAGCTGGACACCCCGGTGGTGATCACCTCGCACGGCCCGACGGCGGAGGCCAAGCAGGTGCTCAGGCCGAACTGGGCTGCCAGAGCTCACCCCGTAGGAGCTGGCGGGCACCCAGCCAGGTGA
- a CDS encoding TetR/AcrR family transcriptional regulator, which yields MLDAAVLVFSRRGFHEASMDEIAEEAGISKPMVYAYLGSKDDLFRACVNREGTRLLESIVAMVQDDLPADEQLWRGLRGFFGFVGEHRAGWAVLYRQAKSRQPFADDLAALRARIVEVIAGMLARAVRTQGTEARDQDLTASAYALVGAAESVADWLADHPEADPDHSAARLMNFTWLGARQLLRGELWQPSSA from the coding sequence ATGCTCGACGCCGCTGTGCTGGTCTTCTCGCGCCGCGGCTTCCACGAGGCCAGCATGGACGAGATCGCCGAAGAGGCCGGCATCTCCAAGCCCATGGTGTACGCGTACCTCGGCAGCAAGGACGACCTGTTCCGGGCCTGCGTCAACCGGGAGGGCACGCGCCTGCTGGAGTCGATCGTCGCCATGGTCCAGGACGACCTGCCGGCCGACGAGCAGCTCTGGCGCGGGCTGCGCGGCTTCTTCGGCTTCGTCGGCGAGCACCGCGCGGGCTGGGCCGTGCTCTACCGCCAGGCCAAGAGCCGCCAGCCGTTCGCCGACGACCTCGCCGCGCTGCGGGCCCGCATCGTCGAGGTGATCGCCGGCATGCTGGCCCGCGCGGTGCGCACCCAGGGCACCGAGGCCCGCGACCAGGACCTGACCGCGAGCGCGTACGCCCTGGTCGGCGCGGCCGAGTCGGTCGCCGACTGGCTGGCCGACCATCCCGAGGCCGACCCTGACCACTCGGCCGCGCGCCTGATGAACTTCACCTGGCTGGGTGCCCGCCAGCTCCTACGGGGTGAGCTCTGGCAGCCCAGTTCGGCCTGA
- a CDS encoding SCP2 sterol-binding domain-containing protein, with product MSDFDPTQFASVGPKEFAQLVKSTPDTKIAEVMQSDARGKILDQVFDRMPTLFRADRAGSTNAVIHWTVTGRPDGGSDTYEVVIEDGACTVNNTAERDPRLSLTMGPVDFLKIVSGSGNPVMMFMTGKLKAKGDLGLAANIANLFDIPKA from the coding sequence ATGTCTGACTTCGACCCGACCCAGTTCGCCTCGGTCGGCCCCAAGGAGTTCGCGCAGCTCGTCAAGTCCACCCCGGACACCAAGATCGCCGAGGTCATGCAGAGCGACGCCCGGGGCAAGATTCTTGACCAGGTCTTCGACCGCATGCCGACGCTGTTCCGTGCCGACCGTGCCGGTTCGACCAACGCGGTGATCCACTGGACCGTTACGGGCCGTCCCGACGGTGGCAGCGACACCTACGAGGTGGTCATCGAAGACGGTGCCTGCACGGTCAACAACACCGCCGAGCGCGACCCGCGCCTGTCGCTGACCATGGGCCCGGTCGACTTCCTCAAGATCGTGTCGGGCAGCGGCAACCCGGTGATGATGTTCATGACCGGCAAGCTGAAGGCCAAGGGCGACCTCGGCCTGGCCGCCAACATCGCCAACCTGTTCGACATCCCCAAGGCCTGA
- a CDS encoding acyl-CoA dehydrogenase family protein: MPEFSLDLNEEQRDLRDWVHGFAAEVVRPAAAEWDDREEAPWPVIQEAAKVGLYGFEFLANTWADPTGLSLPIASEELFWGDAGIGLAIMGTSLAVAAIYGSGTPDQLVEWVPQCFGSVDSPAVAAFCSTEPEAGSDVGAMRTRAVYDSAADEWVLSGQKAYATNGGIAAVHVVTASVDPSLGARGQAAFVVPPGTAGLASSRKLRKLGLRASHTADVFLDDVRVPGSCLLGGRSALEERLARARSGQRSQSSSAMRTFEITRPTVGAQAIGVARAAYEYALSYAKDRVQFGRPIIENQAVAFALADMRTDIDAARLLVWRAAWMGRNNRPFEAGEGSMSKLRAGEVAVSVTERALQILGGAGFVRDHPVERWYRDAKIYTIFEGTSEIQRLVVSRAISGHQIR, from the coding sequence GTGCCTGAGTTCTCGCTCGACCTGAACGAGGAGCAGCGCGATCTGCGCGACTGGGTGCACGGCTTCGCCGCCGAGGTCGTGCGCCCCGCCGCCGCCGAATGGGACGACCGCGAAGAGGCGCCCTGGCCGGTGATCCAGGAGGCGGCCAAGGTCGGCCTCTACGGTTTCGAGTTCCTGGCCAACACCTGGGCCGACCCGACCGGGCTGTCGCTGCCGATCGCGAGCGAGGAGCTCTTCTGGGGCGACGCCGGGATCGGGCTGGCCATCATGGGCACGTCACTGGCCGTCGCGGCGATCTACGGTTCGGGCACGCCCGACCAGCTCGTCGAGTGGGTGCCGCAATGCTTCGGGTCGGTCGACTCGCCGGCCGTGGCGGCTTTCTGCTCGACGGAGCCGGAGGCGGGGTCCGATGTGGGCGCGATGCGCACCCGGGCCGTCTACGATTCGGCGGCCGACGAGTGGGTGCTGTCCGGGCAGAAGGCCTATGCCACCAACGGCGGGATCGCTGCCGTGCACGTGGTGACGGCCAGTGTCGACCCTTCTTTGGGTGCGCGGGGGCAGGCGGCGTTCGTCGTGCCGCCGGGGACGGCCGGGCTGGCGTCGTCGCGCAAGTTGCGCAAGCTGGGCCTGCGGGCCTCGCACACCGCCGACGTGTTCCTCGACGACGTGCGGGTGCCGGGGTCGTGCCTGCTGGGCGGGCGCTCCGCTCTGGAGGAGCGGCTCGCGCGGGCCCGTTCCGGGCAGCGGTCACAGTCGTCGTCGGCGATGCGGACGTTCGAGATCACCCGACCCACCGTGGGCGCGCAGGCGATCGGGGTGGCCCGGGCGGCGTACGAATATGCGCTCTCCTATGCCAAGGACCGCGTGCAGTTCGGCCGGCCGATCATCGAGAACCAGGCGGTGGCGTTCGCGCTGGCCGACATGCGCACCGACATCGACGCGGCGCGGCTGCTGGTCTGGCGGGCGGCCTGGATGGGCCGCAACAACCGGCCCTTCGAGGCGGGCGAGGGCTCGATGTCGAAGCTGCGGGCCGGCGAGGTCGCGGTCTCAGTCACCGAACGCGCCCTCCAGATCCTCGGCGGCGCCGGCTTCGTGCGCGACCATCCGGTCGAGCGCTGGTACCGCGACGCCAAGATCTACACGATCTTCGAGGGCACCTCGGAGATACAGCGGCTGGTGGTGTCCCGGGCTATCTCGGGCCACCAGATCCGGTGA